The Triplophysa rosa linkage group LG25, Trosa_1v2, whole genome shotgun sequence genome window below encodes:
- the LOC130548503 gene encoding T-lymphocyte surface antigen Ly-9-like — MNATMRTKVCKRSMCSINPFSVDVQTRVRMIVSHLCALFLLSGVFGVDADEVKSVMEGDSVTLHTHLTDIQRDDHILWMFEFHNTLIAEIYKQNVIMHDSNEIFGGRLKLDSQTGSLSITNIRLRDSGLYQLQISSNRGTSHKRFSVTVYGFQRVNLFLYVVILLSVVIVVMSAVICLCSNVQT; from the exons ATGAACGCCACGATGAGAACAAAAGTGTGTAAAAGATCAATGTGCTCCATAAACCCATTTTCTGTTGATGTGCAAACACGTGTCAGAATGATTGTCTCTCATCTGTGTGCTTTATTCCTCCTGTCTG gtgtgtttggtgttgatgcagatgaagtgaagtcagtgatggagggagattctgtcacACTACACACTCATCTTACTGACATACAGAGAGATGATCACATACTGTGGATGTTTGAATTTCACAACACTCTTATAGCTGAAATCTATAAACAGAATGTTATTATGCATGACAGTAATGAGATATTTGGAGGCAGACTGAAGTTGGACAgtcagactggatctctcagCATCACAAACATCAGATTGAGAGACTCTGGACTTTATCAACTACAGATCAGCAGTAACAGAGGAACTTCACACAAGAGATTCAGTGTTACTGTCTATG GTTTTCAGCGAGTAAATTTGTTTCTTTATGTGGTGATTTTGCTGTCAGTTGTGATAGTTGTGATGAGTGCTGTGATATGTCTGTGCAGTAATGTCCAAACATAA